ATGGCGAACCTGAAATTGGTATTGGTGAACGTTGCTATTTAAAAAATGTGATCATTGATAAAAACGTACGTATTGGTAATGACGTTCGCATTATTGGCGGTCCACATTTACCAAATTCTGATCATGCGCTTTATACGGTAAAAGATGGTATTGTGGTGATAAAGAAAGGCGCGGTGATTCATGATGGATTTGTGATTTAAACAATAGATTTGATTTATCAAAAGGTCGAGCATTGCTCGACCTTTTTTATTTATTCTTCATTGAATTTCTCTATGAATTTTAGAAGCCGCTTTTCATAAAGTGTGCAATCCTCAATTACTTTAAACTGAACCAATGCCATTATGATAGCGTTTCTTCCATTAACATTGGCTTTGTGAAATGTCTTTTCAATACCGGGGAAAAAATAAGTTGTCGAGAACTTACCTCCGCCAATAGGTTTAACCTGCCATTGGATCAGTTTTTTATCATCTAACGAATAGATGTACGAAGTATCATTTGATTGTTGGAAATGCATGCAAAGTTTCGAATTGATAATGATGCTGTCTTTTGAAAAAGATACAGTTTGCGAAAATGATTTCATTGAGAAAAATAAAAGAAATAGAAGGATGACTTTTTTCATTTATGTAAGTTGTTTGCGATACAATTATAATAAAAATGAAGTTATGTTTTAAACCGGATGTTAGATAAGGCTAAATAATCTAAAATCATCAACCAAAACTTTCAAATAATATGAATAAGCTAGCCTTCAATGCTTACATTTACATAACATAAATTTCTGTAGATGTCAGCACGATACGAGGATATTCATTTTGTAGATTCAAACAAATCAGTTTGGAATTTTTCTTTATTCAGCGATGAAGATGTTCAAAACTATCAATGGGGTACACATTACCGTTTGTATGAAAAATTCGGCAGTCACGAAGCAGAAGTATTAGGCGTTAAAGGTTATTATTTTGCGGTATGGGCGCCCAACGCCACGGAGGTTTCTGTAGTAGGTAATTTTAACGACTGGCAACCAGCAAAGCATCCTCTATACGTTCGCTTAGAAGGTTCGGGAATTTGGGAGGGCTTTATTCCACATTTTTCTAAAGGAGAGATATATAAATACCAGATAAAAGGGTATAAAGGAACTGTTACTATTAAAGGAGATCCATTTGCTAATTTTTGGGAGTTAAAGCCTGCAACTGCATCAATATCATGGAATATGGATTATCATTGGAAAGATGCAGAATGGATGCAAGTCCGAAAAAAACACAATTCATTAAATGCGCCATGGAGTGTTTATGAAGTGCATCTCGCAAGCTGGATGCGCCCGGATAAAAACAATGAGCATCGTTACAATACTTATCGCCAGCTGATAGACCTATTAGTTCCTTATATAAAAGAAATGGGCTTTACACATGTGGAGTTAATGCCTATAATGGAGCATCCTTTTGATGGCAGCTGGGGTTACCAGGGAACAGGCTTTTTTGCGCCTACTTCAAGGTTTGGAGCACCCGAAGATTTTATGGCGTTGGTGGATGCTTTCCACCTGGCAGGGATCGGGGTAATATTGGATTGGGTGCCTTCTCATTTCCCTTATGACGCACATGGCTTGTTTATGTTTGATGGGACGCATACTTATGAGTATGCAGATATGCGCAAAGGCTATCACCCTGATTGGAACAGTTATATTTTTAATTATAAAAGAGCTGAAATAAAATCATTCCTTATCAGCAGCGCTCATTTTTGGTTTAATAAGTTTCATATTGATGGTATCCGGGTTGATGCAGTAAGCTCTATGCTTAAGCTGAATTATTCCAGGGAAGAAGGGGAATGGGAACCGAATGAATTTGGGGGCAACGGTAATTTAGAGGCTATTGCATTTATCAAAGACCTGAATGAAACGATCTATCGTGATTTTCCTGATGTACAAACCATAGCAGAGGAAGCTACTGATTGGCCCGGTATTTCACGTCCGACCTTTTCGGGTGGTATGGGTTTTGGTATGAAATGGATGATGGGGTGGATGCACGATACCCTGGATTACTTCAAGTTAGATCCTTATTTCCGGCAGTTTCATCAAAATAAATTTACGTTCAGCATGATGTACTATTATGATGAAAATTTCATGTTGCCGTTAAGTCATGATGAAGTAGTGCATGGTAAAAGCCCGATGCTGTTTAAAATGCCCGGAGATGAATGGCAGAAACATGCCAACCTTCGCCTGCTTTATACATATATGTTCACACATCCTGGAGCTAAGTTGTTGTTTATGGGCAATGAATTTGCGCAGACATCCGAATGGA
The Ferruginibacter albus DNA segment above includes these coding regions:
- the glgB gene encoding 1,4-alpha-glucan branching protein GlgB; the protein is MSARYEDIHFVDSNKSVWNFSLFSDEDVQNYQWGTHYRLYEKFGSHEAEVLGVKGYYFAVWAPNATEVSVVGNFNDWQPAKHPLYVRLEGSGIWEGFIPHFSKGEIYKYQIKGYKGTVTIKGDPFANFWELKPATASISWNMDYHWKDAEWMQVRKKHNSLNAPWSVYEVHLASWMRPDKNNEHRYNTYRQLIDLLVPYIKEMGFTHVELMPIMEHPFDGSWGYQGTGFFAPTSRFGAPEDFMALVDAFHLAGIGVILDWVPSHFPYDAHGLFMFDGTHTYEYADMRKGYHPDWNSYIFNYKRAEIKSFLISSAHFWFNKFHIDGIRVDAVSSMLKLNYSREEGEWEPNEFGGNGNLEAIAFIKDLNETIYRDFPDVQTIAEEATDWPGISRPTFSGGMGFGMKWMMGWMHDTLDYFKLDPYFRQFHQNKFTFSMMYYYDENFMLPLSHDEVVHGKSPMLFKMPGDEWQKHANLRLLYTYMFTHPGAKLLFMGNEFAQTSEWNYQSELDWHLLQFDSHKGMKECVKDLNKLYAEYPALYKLQFEQGGFEWIDLNHRQEGVIVYKRKDKNPENDVLVILNMTPVVRENWRVQVQGKSSWKEIFNSNSKKYWGTGDVFNPEIKCEIIDKKTALYEINLHLPALGSIVLC